Within Phaeodactylum tricornutum CCAP 1055/1 chromosome 26, whole genome shotgun sequence, the genomic segment GGCAATATTTAAGTGTCGGAACGACCGTTGCTTCCGACGTACCACGTACCCCGCACTGCAGCTACTATTTGAATGCCCCACAGCCACCCCCTTCTTTTTTCGAAGAGGTTTCCTCAAATGCATCATCCACACGTCCGCAATCACAAGACCTACAGAAAGCAGCTCTGTCCATTTTTGCAAACGAAAGTCCAACAGAATATGAGGATAAGGAACGGGCCTCGCCAAACACTGCACAAAAACACCAAAAGCCtgacaaaaagaaatcggGTTGGAAACGGTGGTTAGTGCTCCTATTGTTTCTGATGGGCAGTGTGGGCGGTATTGCTGCAGGAGGAAAATTGTCGGTACACAACAGCGATACTTTCGAGAAGACTAGGAATTCGTCGGTTGTTCTCGAAAGCCCTGGTCGGTTGGAGAGGATACCAGACGCTACGCGGCATACTTTGGAAACAATAGCTCCGACAATGGTAGCAACGTCGAAAGGCCTGGATACATCGAGTTTTTGAGACTGTTTCTGCGGATGCTTTCGGTGATGATCTTATCAGGACAACAGCGCTCATGATGGCTTCTCTAACCGAAGTACTTTGTGGGCTATCAACTATCAAAGAGCAATCCAGCCGATAAACTAGAGAATAAATGAAACATAGGGACTTGCAAGGAATTCAAAGTTTCGTGAGCTATGTATTGTCGACAGCAATTCTTTTGATGTACAAAAATGCATTACACACAAACATATAAAGGCTAACGCACACAACAATATCTTTTGATGATTTCGATGTTTACATTTAGTTCGACCTGAATCCGACAAGGTCCACCTTACTTTTCCTCTTTGCTACAAATAGTTCACAATTCAGGACTGTATGGCTGACGAAAAGTTCGCAACTCCCACAGGTTTTTGATGTGACACAGAGACACACCGCGGTTCGGCGCTACTGATATTTTGATCGGAAGATAACCACTCCATCACACGAGAGCCTATGTCCCTACGATCGATCTGTTTCCAGTATCTTCTGTAATGGACCGTACAATCACATATCCCCGCGGCAACGGTTTGCAGCCTAATTTTGTCAAGGCCCGGGCGTAGGCCTTCGTTGAATTGGCTTTTAACAAGCTTACGGGCAGAGAATCCTGAGCGTGTGGATAATCCCAAGTCCCGCAGACGTCAATCCCACTCATGGCAGCAAACAATCGGGCCGCCGGAATCCAAGCAGACTGTTTAAGCCGACccacaaaaagaagaatggTGGTTGAGTACAGAGAAGCTTTCTTGCCTCTCCGGCTGGGATTTCGAACGTACCGGATACTTGTATTTGGCCACGTCGAGTAACAGAAATGCGTCATCCCGGGAAGCGTAGGATCCTAAAGGAGAAAAGTGCCCGCCACCGTGTTGATCGAGGACAGAACGATCGTAGTTGACGTACACCCGGGCCTTGGGATCGAGTAAGGCTTGCTGCAAGTCGGCCCGTACATCGTCCAGAGTTGTGGTGTTTGCCACTACGTAGTGTGTTGTCACCGTCCACAAAGATGACGGCAGCGTGCAAGTGAGCAAATCCGCTGTTTGGACAAGGCTGAGACCCCCGGGAACGTGCAGAATACCGTCAAAGGTGGCGTTGTGTCGAATCACTTTGTGGTGGACGCATTTATTGTGGATCAAGCTGGATTGGGTTGCGTACACGTAGGGTTCGTAAGACGGGTCCATGGCGGCCTCCACCGCCCCTGCATCGTTCGCACCAACCACACTGGATCGGATACTGTTCCAAACGGCCACAGCAGCAGCCACCCCGCAATAAGCTTGATTGATCTGAACATCCCACCCGGTTTGATACTCAAAGAAATCGGAACTGGCTTCGTACCAGCCGTATTGGGCGTTGCGTAGCAAGGAGTAGGCCCGTGATGAGTTCAAATACAACAAGGGTTCTTCGAGATTTTGGGTTACGTGCGCCCGTGCCCGAAACCATCGCTGCGTCGATTCCCACGCTTCATCCGTGGTGGCGGTCGTGGCGTTCCAGCCATGCCCCACCGTTTCGCGGGTCGCGTTCCACCACGAAGCTTCGGCACGTTCTGATTTTTGTGCCAGCACGTGATAGGCGTGCACGGTATCGTTCCACCAGGCCCGCTCCTTTCCATTGGCCTGCTTCCACCAATTCTGAAAGGTGTCTTCCATCGCTCCGGTTTCGTTGACGGCCGCTCGCTCCGTGACTCCCCACCAGCCACGAATCTTGGACCCAAAGTGTCGCAAATTGTTCTTTACGTGATTGTACCACTCACCTTCGGTCTGTGCCGTGTGGTTCCAGAGTGTCCGTGCCTGGGGACCGACGCGTTGCGCTTCGTCCTCCACAGTACCCCAAGCGTGTTCGGCCGTTTGTTCGGTACCATTCCAAGCCGCGTGTAGCCAATCTTGCGTGTCTCCTAACCACTCCTTACCCACGGCACCACCGCTAGCGCTCATGCTCGAAGATACTTC encodes:
- a CDS encoding predicted protein; translation: MEHSANGTKNASAFSTEQTRLLPARAVESPSDNDDESGYGADPYDALERQVRLTAVSTPFLRSPRRLLALIGTTILAIVVVIYTGSTTSRPHESSTSSSTRSSSPVEAEHSPKETMFSTLLTFATPWNDLDWKDLHNHDVLLQVWDEWKRSLRDDNRKNHDDRNNNDDDHNAMDWWHTIRVRAEPLLGHAKDSVGNTWHEAESAVQGTTSEWHVGEKLRSAQEATSSWAQQTGQQAQNDVRDWQLGLHLQQAEHAAAQLWNSTLQKATEVSSSMSASGGAVGKEWLGDTQDWLHAAWNGTEQTAEHAWGTVEDEAQRVGPQARTLWNHTAQTEGEWYNHVKNNLRHFGSKIRGWWGVTERAAVNETGAMEDTFQNWWKQANGKERAWWNDTVHAYHVLAQKSERAEASWWNATRETVGHGWNATTATTDEAWESTQRWFRARAHVTQNLEEPLLYLNSSRAYSLLRNAQYGWYEASSDFFEYQTGWDVQINQAYCGVAAAVAVWNSIRSSVVGANDAGAVEAAMDPSYEPYVYATQSSLIHNKCVHHKVIRHNATFDGILHVPGGLSLVQTADLLTCTLPSSLWTVTTHYVVANTTTLDDVRADLQQALLDPKARVYVNYDRSVLDQHGGGHFSPLGSYASRDDAFLLLDVAKYKYPSAWIPAARLFAAMSGIDVCGTWDYPHAQDSLPVSLLKANSTKAYARALTKLGCKPLPRGYVIVRSITEDTGNRSIVGT